The nucleotide window GCTGCGCGTCGGCGGAGATGAGGCCGCGCTCGATCGCGCGCGCACGCACGCGGGCGGTGTCGATGCCGCGCCCGTCGTCCGCGACGCTGATCACGACGTCGTTGCCGCGCTGCGTGGCCTCGATGCGGACGTGACCGTGCTCGGGCTTCCCGGCGGCAACGCGCTCCTGCGCGCTCTCGAGCGCGTGGTCGAACGCGTTGCGGACGATGTGCATCAGCGGATCGACGAGCTGCTCGACGATCAGCTTGTCGAGCTCGGTGTCGGCGCCCTTGATCTCGAGCTGCGCGTTCTTGCCGAGATCGAGCTTGAGGCGCCGCGCGACGCGAGAGAGTTTGTCGAAGACCTGCCGCAGCGGAACCATGCGCACTTCGATCACGCTGGCCTGCAGGTCTTGCAGCTTGCGATCGAGCGCCTTGTGGATCTTGTCGAGCTCGGCGCCGAGCTTCGCCGCGTGGGTGTCCGCCGCGAGCTTGCGCGCGAAGGCCGCGAGCGCGCCGCGCTCCTGCGCGAGCTCGCCCACGAGGTTCATCAGCTCGTCGAGCTTGCGAATGTCGACGCGCACCGTGTCGCTGATCGAGCGCAGCGTCGCGGCGTCCGCGTCCGTCGCTTCGCGCGGCGAGCCGGGGCGGTCGGCGAGCGCGATGTCCGGCTCGCCGACGGCGGGCGCCGCCGCCGGGCTCGCGCTCGGCTTCGCCACCGGCTGTGCCGCGGCGCGGCGTGGGCTCGCAGGCGCGGCCGAGCGGGTGCCTGCGCGCGCGGTGTGAATCGCGCTCGGCTCGAGATCGAGGCGGCGCGCGAGCGTCGCCGCGTCGAGGTCGGTCGCGGCGAGCAGCGCGAAGCGAATCTCGCCGGGATTGCCGTCGCCCGGGGAAGGCAGCGTCGAGAGCAGCTCGCCGACCTCGCGCAGCGCGGTGCCGATCTCGGAGAGCCGCTCCTCGAAGCTCGCGAGCTCGAGCACGGCCGTGATCACGTAGATCGCGCGGCCGCGCTGGAGGTTCTCCCGCAGGCGGTGCTCTTCGTACTCCGTGAGCGCGCGCAGCAGCGCCGGCGGCGCATCGAGCGCATCGCCCGTCGCCGCTTGCGGCGCAGGGGCGCCCGAGCGCCACGCGTCGATGCGCGCGAGCAGCTGCGCCACTGCGTCCGCGAAGCCGGGCGCGAGCGCGCCCGCGGCGAGCTGCTCGAGCGCGCGGCCGAACAGCGCCACGGCCTCCTCGAACAACGCGAGCCCGTCGGCCGTCACGCGCGCGCGGCCGAGGCGCCAGGCGTCGAGCAAGTCTTCGGTGCGGTGCGTGAGCTCGGCGAGCGCTCCGAGGCCGAACAGCCCCGAGAGGCCCTTCAGCGAGTGCGCCGAACGAAACAGGCGGTTGAGCACGTCGGGCGCGATTTCCTCGTCAGCCGTCGCCGACTCGAGGCAGAGCGCGAGGTCGTCGCGCATGCGCTCGAGAATCTCCTCGGCCTCCGAGAGAAACTCGCGCTCGGCTCGCGCCGCGGGCGTCGACTTGTTACGGCGCGCCGCCATCTCAGCCTCTCGCTCCGGGCAGCAGGTCCTCGACGACGCGCAGCAGCTCCTGCGCGGCGAACGGTTTCACGAGGTACGCGTTCGCGCCGAGCGCGAGCCCGCGGCGGCGGTCTTCCTCGCCGCTCTCCGTCGACACGATCACGAGCGGGACGCCGGCGTGGCGCGGGTCGCGGCGGATGAACGAGATCAGCTCGAGCCCGTGGATGTCGGGCATGTTGATGTCGGTGATGACGAGGTCGTAGGTCTGCCGGGGTAGGAGACGCAGCGCCTCGAAGCCGCTCGTCGCGAGATCAACTTTCAGCGCCTGGTCGCCCTCTTCGAGCGCTGCGCCGATCCACTCGCGCATGGTCTGCGAGTCTTCCACCACGAGTACGCGTCGCACCGCTCCCCTCCCAGCGCGCGCACTGCGCGCACTCGCGAGACTTCGGCCTCGGGAAGGCAATTCTTGAGGGAGTCCGCCGACTTCTGCGCGCTAGGCGCGGGCGCGACGCGGGTTCGCGAGGCAGGCCGAAATCGGGCTAGCGACGCCCGGCGGACAAAGCGTGGCCCGCGAGGGCGGCTGCCGCCCGGATCAGCGGGTGGCCGCGCCGGTCGTCTCGCTCAGTGCGCGCTCGAGCAGGCTGCGATCGAGCGCGAGCCCGGCTTCGTGGAGTACGACTTCGAGGGCCCCGGTCTCGGGCAGCAGGAGCCCGCCGGGCAGGTTGTCG belongs to Deltaproteobacteria bacterium and includes:
- a CDS encoding response regulator, with translation MRRVLVVEDSQTMREWIGAALEEGDQALKVDLATSGFEALRLLPRQTYDLVITDINMPDIHGLELISFIRRDPRHAGVPLVIVSTESGEEDRRRGLALGANAYLVKPFAAQELLRVVEDLLPGARG
- a CDS encoding chemotaxis protein CheA encodes the protein MAARRNKSTPAARAEREFLSEAEEILERMRDDLALCLESATADEEIAPDVLNRLFRSAHSLKGLSGLFGLGALAELTHRTEDLLDAWRLGRARVTADGLALFEEAVALFGRALEQLAAGALAPGFADAVAQLLARIDAWRSGAPAPQAATGDALDAPPALLRALTEYEEHRLRENLQRGRAIYVITAVLELASFEERLSEIGTALREVGELLSTLPSPGDGNPGEIRFALLAATDLDAATLARRLDLEPSAIHTARAGTRSAAPASPRRAAAQPVAKPSASPAAAPAVGEPDIALADRPGSPREATDADAATLRSISDTVRVDIRKLDELMNLVGELAQERGALAAFARKLAADTHAAKLGAELDKIHKALDRKLQDLQASVIEVRMVPLRQVFDKLSRVARRLKLDLGKNAQLEIKGADTELDKLIVEQLVDPLMHIVRNAFDHALESAQERVAAGKPEHGHVRIEATQRGNDVVISVADDGRGIDTARVRARAIERGLISADAQLTQRDLLDLVFAPGLSTRSEVTETSGRGVGMDVVRANVSALGGIASIDSTLGKGTVVTLTLPITLAIIQALVVGVGGERYAIPLNSVREVLIPEPDALQRSGSRELLALRGEALPVLRLREEFSVTSGAASADKPFAVILGLGDARLALLVDRLEGQRDSVIKPIQGPVRSVRGVAGATELGDQAAVLVLDVAALVSSAVGAGLRSEAA